From one Desulfurobacterium thermolithotrophum DSM 11699 genomic stretch:
- the galE gene encoding UDP-glucose 4-epimerase GalE — MKILVTGGAGYIGSHVVKALGEKGYKVLVVDNLSKGHKEAVLYGKLVVADLEDKNTLDVIFKEFRPDAVMHFAAFIEVAQSLREPLKYYKNNTVNTINLLEVMLKNGVNKFIFSSTAAVYGNPEKVPIPEIEPIKPINPYGQSKAFVEKVLQDFDKSYGLKYVSLRYFNAAGADPEGRIGESHDPETHLIPLILKTAKGEKESIKIFGTDYPTPDGTCIRDYIHVDDLAEAHILALEYLLNGGSSEVFNCGYGHGFSVREVIDTARKVTGIDFKVEETERRPGDPAILVADSSKLRKVLDWKPKFDDLEYIIRTAWNWERRRERGQE, encoded by the coding sequence ATGAAAATACTTGTCACTGGTGGAGCGGGTTACATAGGAAGTCATGTTGTTAAAGCGTTGGGAGAAAAAGGATATAAAGTTTTAGTTGTTGATAATCTTTCTAAGGGACACAAAGAAGCTGTTTTATACGGTAAATTGGTTGTTGCTGATTTAGAAGATAAAAACACCTTAGATGTTATTTTCAAAGAATTTAGGCCAGATGCAGTTATGCACTTTGCTGCATTCATAGAAGTTGCACAGTCGCTTAGAGAACCTTTAAAGTACTACAAAAATAATACGGTTAACACAATAAACCTTCTTGAAGTCATGTTAAAAAATGGCGTGAATAAATTTATCTTTTCTTCTACCGCTGCAGTTTACGGAAATCCAGAAAAGGTTCCCATTCCAGAAATAGAACCTATAAAACCTATAAATCCTTACGGACAGTCAAAAGCTTTTGTTGAAAAAGTCCTTCAAGACTTTGATAAATCTTACGGCTTGAAATATGTATCTTTGAGATACTTTAACGCTGCAGGGGCTGATCCAGAAGGAAGAATAGGAGAAAGTCATGATCCAGAAACACATTTAATACCATTAATACTTAAAACAGCAAAAGGAGAAAAAGAAAGTATAAAGATTTTTGGAACGGATTATCCTACTCCTGATGGAACTTGCATAAGAGACTACATCCATGTAGATGATCTTGCAGAAGCTCATATTTTAGCGCTTGAATACTTACTAAATGGAGGAAGTAGCGAAGTTTTCAACTGCGGTTATGGACACGGATTTTCTGTAAGAGAAGTCATAGATACAGCAAGAAAAGTTACCGGTATAGACTTTAAAGTTGAAGAAACAGAAAGAAGACCGGGTGATCCTGCGATTCTTGTTGCAGATAGTTCAAAATTAAGGAAAGTTTTGGACTGGAAGCCAAAGTTTGATGATTTAGAATATATAATTCGTACTGCGTGGAATTGGGAAAGGAGAAGGGAAAGAGGTCAGGAGTGA